The following are from one region of the Camelus ferus isolate YT-003-E chromosome 13, BCGSAC_Cfer_1.0, whole genome shotgun sequence genome:
- the LUZP1 gene encoding leucine zipper protein 1 produces MAELTSYKDTASSRHLRFKLQSLSRRLDELEEATKNLQKAEDELLDLQDKVIQAEGSNSSMLAEIEVLRQRVLRIEGKDEEIKRAEDLCQLMKEKLEEEENLTRELKSEIERLQKRMAELEKLEEAFSRSKNDCTQLCLSLNEERNLTKKISSELEMLRVKVKELESSEDRLDKTEQSLVSELEKLKSLTLSFVSERKYLNEKEKENEKLIKELTQKLEQNKKMNRDYTRNASNLLERNDLRIEDGISSTLPCKESRRKGSLDYLKQVENETRNKSENEKNQNQEDNKVKDLNQEIEKLKTQIKHFESLEEELKKMKAKNNDLQDNYLSEQNKNKLLASQLEEVKLQIKKQKELENGEVEGEDTFLSSKGRHERTKCRGHGNEAPVSKHTARELSPQHKRERYRNREFAFNNENYSLSNKQVSSPSFTNRRAAKAANTGAGTDSGTQETKRTEDRFVSGSSQSEGKKSREQPSVLSRYPPAAQEHNKVWKGNPKSGTESGLKGKVEKTTRTFSDTTHGSVPNDVSGRGDKASDTSTEALFGKRGQVTGNGSQITQAADSGSSKAIGALATSRRSSSEGLSKGKKAANGPEADTSLSNSKAPPLSKYYSSRSQENILQGFSTPSKDGIDQPVAVVMEDSGQHEALRCRVIKSSSREKPDSDDDMDMVSLVTAKLVNTTITPEPEPKQQPNCREKAKPQGGLRTSLFENDKDAGTESESGKSVRAPTNAVELPEANGAGVKSQRPFSPREALRSRAIIKPVIIDKDVKKIMGGSGTEVTLEKQKSTSKPGPNKVTSSITIYPSDSSSPRATPGEALRERHTSTSNIQVGLPELTSVSNHVSSPFELSIHKHDITLQFTEAERMGDGPLKNRPETVVSRSSIIIKPSDPMERNSHAPAAETIRWKSHSAPLEVGSSDARHVTVRNAWKSRRDLNSLEDPPTRIGKNVESTNAYTQRSSTDCSDLEQPSSHLFEQGTQRVGHSGDAPELSSRRTQSSLTVSEVLTRRNRVGDAVSATAWNHSTGMEECDDCTLSVYRRLHNSLERSELSGKQGLPEPGRARAEERLRPSRPCAEEN; encoded by the exons ATGGCTGAGCTTACGAGCTACAAGGATACCGCCTCCAGCCGCCACCTGCGCTTTAAGTTACAGAGTCTGAGCCGCCGCCTCGATGAGTTGGAGGAAGCCACAAAAAACCTTCAGAAAGCGGAGGATGAGCTCCTGGATCTCCAGGACAAGGTGATTCAGGCGGAAGGCAGCAACTCCAGCATGTTGGCTGAGATTGAGGTGCTGCGCCAGCGAGTGCTGAGAATCGAAggcaaagatgaggaaattaagagaGCAGAGGATCTCTGTCAGCTGATGAAGGAGAAACTTGAAGAGGAGGAAAACCTTACCCGGGAGCTGAAATCTGAGATTGAGCGGCTTCAGAAGCGAATGGCTGAGCTGGAGAAGCTAGAGGAGGCCTTTAGCAGGAGTAAGAATGACTGTACCCAACTCTGTTTGAGTCTGAATGAGGAGAGAAACCTGACGAAGAAAATCTCCTCTGAGCTGGAAATGCTCAGGGTCAAAGTGAAAGAACTGGAATCTTCCGAGGACCGGCTAGATAAAACTGAGCAGAGTTTAGTGTCAGAATTAGAAAAGCTGAAATCATTAACTCTGAGCTTTGTaagtgagagaaaatacttgaatgaaaaggagaaagaaaacgaGAAACTGATAAAAGAACTTACTCAAAAATTGGAGCAGAACAAAAAAATGAATCGAGATTATACAAGGAATGCTTCTAATCTTCTGGAAAGGAATGACCTACGCATCGAGGATGGTATCTCTTCCACACTGCCATGCAAGGAATCAAGAAGGAAGGGCTCTCTGGACTATCTGAAGCAGGTAGAGAATGAAACACGAAACAAATCAGAAAACGAAAAGAACCAAAATCAGGAAGACAACAAAGTCAAAGACCTTAACCAAGAGATTGAGAAACTTAAGACACAAATCAAACATTTTGAATCTCTGGAGGAAGAGCTTAAGAAAATGAAGGCCAAAAATAATGACCTTCAGGATAATTACctaagtgaacaaaataaaaacaaacttttagCCAGCCAGTTGGAGGAGGTAAAGCtacaaatcaagaaacagaaagagtTAGAGAACGGGGAGGTGGAAGGGGAAGACACTTTCCTGTCCAGCAAAGGCAGGCACGAGAGGACTAAGTGTAGAGGCCATGGGAACGAGGCACCTGTGTCCAAGCACACAGCCCGGGAGCTGTCCCCTCAGCATAAGCGGGAGAGGTACCGAAACAGGGAGTTTGCTTTCAACAATGAAAACTATTCTCTGAGCAACAAGCAGGTTTCCTCTCCCAGTTTTACCAACAGGAGGGCAGCCAAAGCTGCCAACACAGGGGCAGGTACAGACAGTGGGACTCAGGAGACAAAGAGAACTGAAGATCGATTTGTGTCTGGCTCCTCTCAGAGTGAAGGGAAGAAGTCCAGGGAGCAGCCATCGGTGCTTAGCCGCTACCCCCCAGCTGCTCAGGAGCACAATAAAGTTTGGAAGGGCAACCCCAAGTCAGGTACTGAGAGTGGGTTGAAGGGAAAAGTAGAGAAGACAACACGAACATTCAGCGATACCACCCATGGATCTGTTCCCAATGACGTATCGGGGAGAGGTGACAAGGCTTCTGACACCTCCACTGAAGCCCTCTTTGGCAAGAGAGGGCAGGTGACTGGCAATGGAAGTCAAATAACTCAGGCCGCAGACTCTGGCAGTTCTAAGGCCATTGGAGCTCTGGCCACATCTAGAAGATCTTCCTCAGAAGGGCTCTCTAAGGGCAAAAAGGCTGCCAACGGCCCGGAGGCTGATACCAGTTTATCCAATTCCAAGGCTCCACCTTTATCAAAGTATTATAGCTCCAGAAGCCAAGAGAACATCCTTCAGGGCTTTTCAACCCCAAGTAAAGATGGAATTGATCAACCCGTAGCAGTTGTGATGGAAGACAGTGGTCAGCATGAGGCCTTGAGGTGTCGGGTCATCAAATCCAGTAGCAGAGAGAAGCCAGACTCAGATGATGACATGGACATGGTGTCTCTTGTTACTGCCAAATTGGTAAACACAACCATCACTCCAGAGCCAGAGCCCAAGCAACAGCCCAACTGTAGAGAAAAAGCCAAACCCCAAGGGGGACTTAGAACCTCCTTATTTGAGAATGATAAAGATGCAGGAACAGAAAGTGAATCTGGGAAATCTGTCAGAGCCCCCACCAATGCCGTGGAGCTCCCAGAGGCCAATGGTGCCGGGGTGAAAAGCCAGCGGCCCTTCAGCCCCAGAGAGGCCTTGCGGTCTAGAGCCATCATTAAACCTGTTATCATTGATAAGGACGTGAAAAAAATCATGGGAGGATCTGGAACTGAGGTCACACTGGAGAAACAGAAATCTACTTCCAAACCAGGGCCAAACAAAGTGACAAGCAGCATAACTATATACCCCTCCGACAGCAGCAGCCCGAGGGCCACCCCCGGTGAGGCCCTGCGGGAGAGGCACACATCCACCAGCAACATCCAGGTTGGGCTGCCAGAGCTCACGTCAGTTAGCAACCACGTCAGCTCCCCCTTTGAGCTCTCCATTCACAAACATGACATCACCCTGCAGTTCACAGAAGCTGAAAGAATGGGAGATGGGCCCCTGAAGAACAGGCCAGAAACTGTGGTCTCTCGGAGCAGCATTATAATCAAGCCATCAGATCCCATGGAGAGGAACAGCCATGCACCCGCAGCGGAGACAATCAGGTGGAAAAGCCATAGTGCCCCTTTAGAAGTGGGCTCTTCAGATGCCAGACACGTTACTGTGCGGAATGCCTGGAAGAGTAGGCGAGACTTGAACTCTTTAGAAGACCCCCCAACTCGAATAGGTAAAAATGTGGAATCAACCAACGCCTACACACAAAGGTCTTCCACAGACTGTTCAGACCTTGAACAGCCCAGCTCGCATCTTTTTGAGCAGGGCACTCAAAGGGTGGGACACTCAGGAGATGCCCCCGAGCTCTCCTCCAGAAGGACCCAAAGCAGCCTCACCGTGTCAGAGGTGCTCACTCGTCGGAATCGGGTAGGAGATGCTGTCTCGGCCACAGCCTGGAACCACTCAACAGGCATG GAGGAATGTGATGACTGTACACTCAGTGTCTACAGGCGGCTGCACAACTCCCTAGAACGGTCTGAACTGTCTGGGAAGCAGGGGCTGCCAGAGCCCGGGCGCGCTCGGGCTGAGGAACGGTTACGGCCAAGCAGGCCGTGTGCTGAGGAGAACTGA